In the Pyrolobus fumarii 1A genome, one interval contains:
- the twy1 gene encoding 4-demethylwyosine synthase TYW1, with protein MQKTSVKRWRLKLEEIPEPYRTVYRTLQKQGYIFVGRHTAVKKCHWVHAALTQGRFCYKCKFYGIASHRCIQMSPTALWCWNACLHCWRLRPQDVGAQWDEVNMPFVDDPEMIAEGIIEAHRMSLAGYRAHPKVDPKMLEEAMNPKHVAISLTGEPALYPRLGELIREIHKRGMTTFLVTRGVRPDVLANLEEEPTQLYVSIEAWDKKSYQEFNRPLVPRTWELVLKTLELLPSFSSPTTIRITLVKGFNMHDEALRGFAKLIELAQPTYVEVKAYMWLGASRYRLPKDAMPKHVEVRVFAEKLAKLTGYKVLSQQVESRVVLLSRLDKPIRVGEGCPDGWKQRTELDDQIEYELAKLQEQGKI; from the coding sequence GTGCAGAAGACCAGTGTGAAACGCTGGAGGTTGAAGTTAGAGGAGATACCAGAGCCCTACCGCACAGTGTACCGTACGCTGCAAAAGCAAGGCTACATATTCGTTGGTAGGCACACGGCTGTCAAGAAGTGTCACTGGGTGCACGCGGCGTTAACGCAAGGACGCTTCTGCTACAAGTGCAAGTTCTACGGTATTGCGAGTCACCGTTGCATCCAGATGAGCCCCACGGCACTCTGGTGCTGGAATGCGTGTCTGCACTGCTGGAGGCTAAGGCCGCAGGATGTTGGCGCCCAGTGGGACGAGGTTAACATGCCATTTGTAGACGACCCTGAGATGATAGCAGAGGGTATCATAGAAGCTCATCGTATGAGCCTAGCAGGGTACCGGGCGCATCCAAAGGTTGATCCAAAGATGCTCGAGGAAGCCATGAACCCGAAACACGTAGCTATAAGCTTGACCGGTGAACCGGCGTTATACCCGAGACTTGGCGAGTTGATACGCGAGATACACAAGAGAGGCATGACGACATTCCTTGTGACACGCGGTGTAAGGCCTGATGTTCTAGCTAACCTCGAGGAGGAGCCGACGCAATTATACGTTAGTATCGAGGCATGGGACAAGAAGAGCTACCAAGAATTCAACAGGCCGCTAGTCCCGAGGACATGGGAGTTGGTACTCAAGACTCTTGAGCTGCTACCGAGCTTCTCTAGCCCAACAACCATAAGAATAACGCTTGTCAAAGGGTTCAACATGCATGACGAGGCGTTGCGTGGCTTCGCGAAACTCATCGAGCTAGCCCAGCCGACCTATGTCGAGGTAAAAGCGTACATGTGGCTAGGAGCCTCGCGCTACCGTCTACCCAAGGACGCAATGCCAAAGCATGTCGAGGTCCGAGTGTTTGCAGAGAAGCTTGCAAAGCTAACCGGGTACAAGGTGCTAAGCCAGCAGGTAGAGAGTAGAGTAGTCCTACTCTCGAGGCTTGACAAGCCGATACGCGTAGGGGAAGGATGCCCCGACGGATGGAAGCAGCGAACCGAGCTAGACGACCAGATAGAATATGAGCTCGCAAAGCTCCAGGAACAAGGCAAGATATAA
- a CDS encoding DUF2208 domain-containing protein: protein MKQVLLGQVFILMLAFILAFFPHLYIFAIFGYIALMIVVQMLVQSRASRSEREEVLRSRIIYREDKLEEIIASDESLVEEYSRIVKTTTLPSLLSIPVIILLFWLLPGVYHDIVTKQFGLEEHMARFVTWLLVFESTFAASMIARLTAMRVYGRPTMLMIARGFEVRERGLVLKSGLRDTIIPFPLDTERYELHIDENRRFVELRDRKSGVRIRLYTTKPRRVYELITRLGLRPSSQESP from the coding sequence GTGAAGCAGGTACTATTGGGACAAGTGTTTATACTCATGCTGGCCTTTATACTCGCATTCTTTCCGCACCTCTACATATTCGCCATCTTCGGCTACATCGCGTTGATGATTGTCGTTCAGATGCTCGTGCAAAGCAGGGCTAGTCGCAGCGAGAGGGAGGAGGTCCTACGCTCAAGAATAATCTACCGGGAGGATAAGCTAGAGGAGATAATAGCTAGCGATGAGAGTCTTGTAGAGGAGTATAGCCGCATAGTAAAGACGACTACCCTACCGTCTCTACTATCGATACCGGTAATCATACTGCTATTCTGGTTGCTCCCCGGAGTATACCACGACATCGTTACTAAGCAGTTCGGCCTAGAGGAGCACATGGCTAGGTTCGTAACATGGCTGTTGGTATTCGAGAGTACGTTTGCCGCTTCGATGATAGCGAGGCTTACGGCTATGCGCGTCTATGGGAGGCCAACAATGTTGATGATAGCACGGGGCTTCGAGGTGCGAGAAAGAGGACTTGTATTGAAGAGCGGTCTTCGCGACACAATTATACCATTCCCTCTGGACACTGAACGCTACGAGCTGCACATAGATGAAAACAGGCGTTTCGTTGAACTTAGAGATAGAAAGAGCGGCGTGAGGATACGACTATACACCACCAAACCACGGCGCGTATACGAGCTGATAACAAGGCTAGGCCTACGGCCGTCAAGCCAAGAGTCCCCGTGA
- a CDS encoding FUN14 domain-containing protein — protein MAEATGGDIWTFIAFNAGAGFVLGFAVGYALKKLVKLALVLLGLLTIVLLALEYYGIIQVNYDKFVALVEQAMNVTRSAASSIASHAVASLPFAGSFLLGFALGFKMG, from the coding sequence TTGGCAGAGGCTACGGGAGGCGACATCTGGACATTCATAGCTTTTAACGCTGGTGCAGGCTTCGTCCTGGGCTTTGCAGTCGGCTATGCACTGAAGAAGCTGGTTAAACTAGCACTCGTGCTTCTAGGGTTGCTCACGATAGTACTCCTCGCGCTAGAATACTACGGTATAATCCAAGTAAATTATGACAAGTTTGTTGCGCTTGTGGAGCAAGCTATGAACGTGACAAGGAGTGCAGCCAGTAGCATAGCTAGCCATGCTGTCGCGTCGCTGCCTTTCGCGGGCTCATTCCTGCTGGGCTTTGCTCTTGGATTCAAGATGGGTTAA
- a CDS encoding phosphate-starvation-inducible PsiE family protein encodes MPGEARLEKIGAAFETIMELLEMAVFAALATAVLVGVVLVLGQTIAFATSMMEAKGVIPEGKLAVKPVDNMTLNVAAKEGTVPAIFAKYIKDQLLAILDTTLILIIGLDVLRTIVVGIVQRELHTVAALEAAILAVVREIIGSEVRHRSIYDLMGYAAVIVLLVGVWLLSRRELLKSSGRNLYSMFSIRRGEAGDSTSGKGSEGSH; translated from the coding sequence TTGCCGGGTGAAGCTAGACTTGAGAAGATTGGAGCTGCGTTTGAGACTATAATGGAGCTTCTGGAGATGGCTGTGTTTGCGGCGCTAGCTACGGCGGTTCTAGTGGGTGTAGTGCTCGTACTTGGGCAGACTATAGCGTTTGCAACCTCGATGATGGAGGCCAAGGGCGTCATACCAGAGGGCAAATTAGCAGTAAAACCCGTTGACAATATGACCTTGAATGTCGCGGCGAAAGAAGGCACCGTGCCAGCCATATTCGCGAAGTACATCAAGGATCAGCTTCTAGCCATACTGGATACCACATTGATACTGATAATAGGCCTTGATGTTCTACGTACGATAGTAGTTGGTATCGTGCAGAGGGAGCTTCACACGGTAGCTGCTTTGGAGGCTGCAATTCTCGCCGTGGTGAGGGAGATTATCGGTAGCGAAGTGCGTCATCGTAGTATATACGACCTGATGGGTTATGCCGCGGTGATAGTACTGCTTGTAGGTGTCTGGCTGCTATCAAGACGAGAGCTGTTGAAGAGCAGTGGACGCAACTTGTACTCTATGTTTAGCATTCGACGTGGTGAGGCTGGAGATAGCACTAGTGGTAAAGGGTCGGAGGGGTCACACTAG
- a CDS encoding thiamine biosynthesis protein: MSRSEYPGGVLTHGKLLYPLPPGRYLLLYSGGLDSTYLLKTLLEDDNIEVVPLHAYISRVTLHAAIENLKRVKPRGKQVKLCITNHGDLLRLAVRRLRKSRLVEYTCIACKALMMMEASIVAEKLGGVNGIITGESLGQVASQTLPNMVVVHSYSKLPIYTPLLAADKHEASNIMAHLLEKTPSCRFLPPRRVTRADYVLTRMILDEIGIEELASLTLVEIVTL, translated from the coding sequence GTGTCCAGGAGCGAGTATCCAGGCGGGGTCTTGACGCACGGCAAGTTACTCTACCCGTTGCCTCCAGGTCGCTACCTACTCCTCTACTCCGGCGGCTTAGACTCAACATACCTACTCAAAACTCTCCTCGAGGACGACAACATAGAAGTTGTGCCTTTACACGCCTATATTAGTCGTGTAACTCTCCACGCAGCAATCGAGAATCTAAAGCGTGTAAAGCCTCGCGGTAAACAAGTCAAACTCTGTATAACAAACCATGGGGACCTCTTAAGACTCGCTGTAAGACGATTGCGTAAATCTCGTCTCGTCGAGTATACTTGTATAGCGTGCAAGGCGCTAATGATGATGGAAGCTAGTATCGTAGCAGAGAAGCTCGGTGGCGTTAATGGCATCATAACGGGTGAGTCGCTGGGACAAGTGGCGTCGCAAACACTGCCTAACATGGTAGTGGTTCACTCGTACTCAAAGCTGCCAATCTATACCCCACTCCTAGCAGCCGATAAGCACGAAGCCAGTAACATAATGGCGCATCTCCTTGAGAAGACACCTTCGTGTCGATTCCTGCCGCCGCGACGCGTTACAAGAGCAGATTACGTATTGACAAGGATGATACTCGACGAGATAGGGATCGAGGAGCTAGCTTCACTAACCCTTGTAGAGATCGTCACTCTCTAG
- the ppcA gene encoding phosphoenolpyruvate carboxylase, whose product MLIGLRVYTVAAEEPLLKLIGIPLAMATQHPDSANKGFNSQEEVGEALLDLLPLSEGGFGCDEKMIDYEGKLTPYQQMKWVVEELIKAGLEPGEDFIITPRVPAEKLEEAERQFFVLMGVMTANKYSIDKTGNQAIRYIVHPMSESPQELLVLQRRVVKLQRLAEEELGLHGAEPPKIIPLIEEVIRHLHADKLLEGFHANVAKQLGMLYDSYRVFLGKSDAALGYGHLASSISLVVALSKIYRWGQQEGVRVYPIIGVGKPPFRGHLAPHAVDKFVMQYRGYYTVTIQTALRYDTPREDYIHTLRILRENAAADAKVLSKEEERVLAEAARIATREYLRFLIQVADIVYTVSRHVPKRRERVPTEQYGRDISPSLAFASDPSLLVNAKSTLPLPRAIRFTASMYTLGIPPALVGLGRGLEAIRKRLGEEVYELVLKLLPSLPTDVEFELRWWFPDIARSYMPSEIVKLVEEDVRIVRDVFGVEPEPAPPEYKKLMLEARGNIAAGRSAAKQIEDMGKIRGFLG is encoded by the coding sequence TTGCTCATAGGCCTCCGGGTGTATACTGTGGCAGCCGAAGAGCCTCTATTGAAATTAATAGGTATACCTCTCGCGATGGCTACTCAGCACCCTGACTCAGCCAACAAAGGGTTCAATTCGCAGGAGGAAGTGGGTGAGGCGCTGCTAGACCTCCTACCGCTTAGTGAGGGGGGCTTTGGCTGTGACGAGAAGATGATAGATTACGAGGGTAAGCTCACACCATATCAGCAAATGAAGTGGGTCGTCGAAGAGCTGATTAAAGCCGGTCTTGAGCCAGGCGAGGATTTCATCATAACTCCGCGTGTGCCTGCCGAGAAGCTGGAGGAGGCGGAGCGCCAATTCTTTGTACTAATGGGTGTGATGACTGCAAATAAGTATAGTATTGACAAGACCGGTAACCAAGCCATACGCTACATAGTGCATCCTATGAGCGAGTCGCCGCAAGAACTTCTGGTACTCCAGCGTCGCGTTGTGAAGCTGCAGAGGCTCGCAGAGGAAGAACTAGGGCTTCATGGCGCAGAGCCTCCGAAAATAATCCCGCTGATAGAGGAGGTGATACGCCATCTCCATGCCGATAAGCTCCTGGAGGGGTTCCACGCTAACGTGGCTAAGCAGCTAGGCATGTTATACGACTCTTACCGTGTGTTCCTCGGGAAGAGCGACGCGGCGCTAGGCTACGGCCACCTAGCTTCAAGCATAAGCCTCGTTGTCGCTCTCTCCAAGATATACAGGTGGGGTCAGCAGGAGGGCGTACGAGTATACCCGATAATCGGTGTGGGCAAGCCCCCATTCCGCGGCCATCTAGCGCCACACGCTGTAGACAAATTCGTCATGCAGTATCGTGGCTACTACACTGTGACCATACAGACAGCGCTAAGGTACGATACACCTAGAGAGGATTACATCCATACACTACGCATACTCCGCGAGAATGCAGCTGCTGACGCCAAGGTGCTGAGTAAGGAGGAGGAGAGAGTGCTTGCTGAGGCAGCACGTATAGCGACAAGGGAGTACCTACGCTTCCTCATACAAGTCGCCGATATAGTGTACACAGTCTCGCGTCATGTGCCCAAGAGGAGGGAGAGGGTGCCGACAGAGCAGTACGGGCGCGACATAAGCCCGTCATTGGCGTTCGCGTCTGACCCGAGCCTGCTGGTCAACGCTAAGAGCACCCTGCCACTACCAAGAGCGATAAGGTTCACAGCCTCGATGTACACGCTGGGCATACCACCTGCGCTCGTGGGGCTGGGTAGGGGGCTCGAAGCCATACGCAAGAGGCTAGGCGAGGAGGTCTACGAGCTAGTGCTGAAGCTGCTACCATCGCTACCCACTGATGTGGAGTTCGAGCTTAGATGGTGGTTCCCAGATATAGCGCGCTCCTACATGCCGAGTGAGATCGTAAAGCTCGTCGAAGAAGATGTTAGGATTGTACGCGACGTGTTCGGCGTCGAACCGGAGCCGGCGCCGCCAGAGTACAAGAAGTTGATGCTAGAGGCTAGGGGCAACATAGCGGCGGGCAGGAGCGCCGCTAAGCAAATCGAGGATATGGGCAAGATTAGAGGCTTCCTTGGTTGA
- a CDS encoding FAD-dependent thymidylate synthase: protein MKTNRGMITTRLVEYTRPCWLYAAAAAKMSASRRSFTEALSMNTYEAEVWLHSIILHGFTSVLEHCKYTFEVVCSRICSHQLVRHRIASYTQQSMRWSEGFLRDMALEACKVVGMSCPEKPRTREDYRLYSRALSEFSELINNGDVELREALNVVSKGYVIPPWLEGAALREMLSALAISTSTYYRLLSSGVPREDARFVIPNAVKTRLVVTMNARELLEVFLPLRLCTRAQWEIRLVAWSMLEELRRVEPLLWRWAGPRCLRVAQLAGAECTLDKLLEGNCKLPVDKCPEGVPRAAIPDCVKRARSIARL, encoded by the coding sequence TTGAAAACGAATCGTGGGATGATCACAACGCGTCTTGTTGAATATACGAGACCTTGTTGGCTATATGCGGCTGCAGCCGCAAAGATGAGCGCCTCTAGACGCAGCTTTACCGAGGCTCTCTCGATGAACACGTACGAGGCTGAAGTGTGGCTACACTCAATTATTCTACATGGTTTTACGAGCGTCCTGGAGCACTGCAAGTATACCTTTGAGGTTGTCTGCAGCAGGATATGCAGTCATCAACTCGTGCGCCATCGTATCGCGAGCTATACACAGCAGTCGATGAGGTGGAGTGAGGGCTTCCTTCGCGACATGGCGCTTGAGGCTTGCAAGGTAGTTGGCATGTCGTGCCCAGAGAAGCCGAGGACGAGAGAGGATTACCGCCTCTACTCTAGGGCGTTGAGCGAGTTCTCAGAGCTAATTAATAATGGCGACGTAGAATTACGTGAGGCGCTTAACGTGGTAAGTAAGGGGTATGTGATACCACCGTGGCTGGAGGGTGCCGCGCTCCGCGAGATGCTATCTGCTCTTGCCATCTCAACATCCACATACTATCGCCTATTGTCGAGTGGCGTGCCTAGAGAGGATGCCCGCTTTGTTATACCAAATGCTGTTAAAACACGCCTAGTTGTGACGATGAATGCCCGTGAGCTTCTAGAGGTGTTTCTGCCGCTACGTCTCTGTACACGCGCCCAGTGGGAGATACGTCTGGTGGCATGGTCTATGCTTGAGGAGCTTCGGCGAGTAGAGCCCCTGCTATGGAGATGGGCCGGCCCCAGGTGTCTACGCGTCGCGCAGCTCGCTGGGGCAGAGTGCACACTTGACAAGCTGCTAGAAGGCAACTGCAAGCTACCCGTGGACAAGTGCCCGGAGGGCGTCCCGCGCGCCGCGATACCAGATTGTGTCAAGAGAGCCAGGAGTATTGCAAGACTCTAG
- a CDS encoding M55 family metallopeptidase produces the protein MLGRVYATRGPIALPSALISLDFEGLPYIVSSRHQLGPDGRLWGEARRIATKLAKLVSQKLIEAGYEKVIVADSHGLMINIEPLEFPRGVVLVTGFPRASPAMVPLVESVDVAIFLGYHARAGERSVLAHTYAGRYVEEVVVNGMPASEYLLNALYLGENGIPVGLVAGSAELMEEVERYTPWAERVVLKRSLGFLAAVSPSLQDLEEALVKALQAMNEKLEKGELKPLKPKTPVEVTIRLTSPLYADVSELLPGARRVDGRTIAYKAETMEQAMRMLELLLYAWVGAASIAGK, from the coding sequence GTGCTTGGGAGGGTTTACGCTACTCGAGGGCCCATAGCGTTGCCAAGCGCTCTCATCTCTTTAGACTTTGAGGGGCTACCCTACATCGTCTCGTCAAGGCACCAGCTAGGACCCGATGGAAGGCTATGGGGCGAGGCAAGGCGGATAGCAACGAAACTAGCGAAGCTCGTCTCCCAGAAGCTCATCGAAGCCGGGTATGAGAAGGTGATAGTGGCCGATAGTCACGGTCTTATGATAAACATAGAGCCTTTAGAATTCCCGCGTGGAGTTGTGCTTGTGACCGGGTTCCCTAGGGCCTCGCCCGCCATGGTCCCTCTGGTTGAGAGTGTTGACGTTGCCATCTTTCTCGGGTACCATGCGCGTGCTGGTGAGCGCTCCGTTCTGGCTCATACCTATGCCGGGAGGTACGTGGAGGAGGTAGTAGTGAACGGTATGCCAGCGTCCGAGTACCTGTTGAACGCGTTGTACCTAGGCGAGAATGGTATCCCGGTTGGTCTTGTGGCTGGCTCGGCCGAGCTAATGGAAGAAGTGGAGAGATACACGCCCTGGGCAGAAAGAGTAGTGCTCAAGAGGAGTCTAGGCTTCCTTGCTGCCGTGTCTCCCTCGCTACAGGATCTCGAGGAAGCGTTGGTCAAAGCATTGCAAGCCATGAACGAGAAGCTTGAGAAGGGTGAATTGAAGCCATTGAAACCAAAGACACCAGTAGAAGTTACTATCCGGCTAACGAGCCCGCTGTACGCCGATGTGTCTGAGTTGCTTCCGGGAGCCCGCAGGGTAGACGGGCGCACCATTGCATACAAAGCTGAAACCATGGAGCAAGCTATGAGGATGCTAGAGCTGCTGCTCTATGCGTGGGTTGGCGCTGCTAGCATAGCAGGCAAATAG
- a CDS encoding type I 3-dehydroquinate dehydratase, whose translation MIVAAVPVKELSDLAKAHHALSTPLVDAVELRLDYLPSLDDMLRVVREASEAGILSRSIVTVRAWWEGGVNKFSDEERINVLRAALDHGAMLVDLEVYTLERVDLKQLEGFDWRRTLLSLHVDVENYNDGMAEYLLSSAKRLGAWGAKLAVKADLPERVSSILYWFLSEAARRNIRVAVMPYGCCMGLRLALYAAGSELLYVCASEDIGGTATGQPCLSRDTDRSLVECVKRLRMVAMRP comes from the coding sequence TTGATAGTCGCGGCCGTTCCCGTAAAAGAGCTGAGCGACCTAGCTAAAGCACACCATGCACTTTCAACGCCACTGGTTGACGCTGTGGAGTTGAGGCTCGACTACCTACCGTCGCTTGATGACATGCTCCGTGTTGTGCGAGAAGCTAGCGAAGCAGGCATACTCTCAAGGAGCATTGTTACTGTACGTGCATGGTGGGAGGGAGGGGTAAACAAGTTCAGTGACGAGGAGCGCATAAACGTGCTAAGAGCTGCCCTCGATCATGGCGCTATGCTCGTGGATCTAGAGGTGTATACGCTTGAACGGGTAGACCTCAAGCAGCTGGAAGGGTTTGACTGGAGGCGTACACTGCTCAGTCTGCACGTGGACGTTGAGAATTACAATGATGGTATGGCTGAGTATCTGTTGTCAAGTGCAAAGAGGCTAGGCGCGTGGGGTGCGAAACTAGCTGTGAAAGCCGATTTGCCAGAGCGCGTATCGAGTATACTGTACTGGTTCCTCAGCGAGGCTGCAAGGCGCAACATAAGGGTCGCTGTAATGCCTTACGGTTGCTGTATGGGGCTACGCTTAGCTCTCTATGCTGCCGGCTCAGAGCTGCTCTATGTCTGCGCTTCTGAGGATATTGGAGGGACTGCTACCGGCCAGCCATGCTTGTCGAGAGACACTGATAGGAGTCTTGTCGAGTGCGTGAAGAGATTGCGTATGGTGGCTATGAGGCCATAG
- the gcvPB gene encoding aminomethyl-transferring glycine dehydrogenase subunit GcvPB → MERWRQAKWPEPLIYELGGEGRRGAILPYESELEELEALIGGSSRLLPENMVRRELLLPELSEVEVVRHYTRLSQMAYGVDLGPVPLGSCTMKYNPKISEEISRDPRVRLLHPLQDEETVQGILEILYHLEKWLAEITGMERCSLVPPAGAAGELAGALMIRKYHIDRGEQRDEMLVPDSAHGTNPASAAMAGFRVVRIPTGPHGTVDIEALRAALSPRTAGLMLTNPNTLGIFEDKILEIADIVHEAGGLLYYDGANLNAIMGLVRPGDMGFDIVHLNLHKTFAAPHGGGGPGAGPVCAKGELVDYLPRPLIEYDGRKYYWDYRCEKCIGRIRAYYGNIIPLLKAYIYIAMMSGEGLREAAIQSVINTNYFIALMRGVKGYELPYDPSRPRKHELVISAKPLARETGVTAEDVAKALLDRGLHAPTIYFPLIVDEALMIEFTESETREYIEEYARALREIAETAYRDPKLVKKAPQNTSVKRVDNVYANRPTSVTPTYRVYKRRLSGEKLVL, encoded by the coding sequence GTGGAGAGATGGAGGCAGGCGAAGTGGCCCGAGCCTCTCATTTACGAGCTCGGCGGTGAAGGCAGGCGCGGCGCTATACTACCATACGAGAGCGAGCTAGAGGAGCTTGAGGCGCTAATAGGAGGATCCAGTCGGCTCCTCCCAGAGAACATGGTTAGACGCGAGTTGCTACTACCAGAATTGAGCGAAGTTGAAGTTGTAAGGCACTATACGCGACTAAGCCAGATGGCATACGGCGTTGACTTAGGTCCTGTGCCTCTAGGCTCATGCACAATGAAGTACAACCCGAAGATCTCGGAGGAAATTAGTCGCGATCCTAGAGTGAGGCTGTTACACCCGCTCCAGGATGAGGAGACAGTCCAGGGTATACTCGAGATACTCTATCATCTGGAAAAGTGGCTGGCCGAGATAACCGGAATGGAGCGTTGCAGCCTGGTTCCTCCTGCTGGTGCTGCCGGAGAGCTAGCTGGCGCGTTGATGATAAGAAAGTATCACATTGATCGTGGTGAACAGCGTGACGAGATGTTAGTGCCCGACTCGGCTCACGGGACGAACCCCGCGTCAGCTGCTATGGCCGGGTTCCGTGTTGTAAGGATACCAACGGGTCCTCATGGCACGGTTGACATAGAAGCGCTGAGAGCGGCGCTTAGCCCGAGAACGGCGGGCTTGATGTTAACCAATCCAAACACCTTAGGCATCTTCGAGGATAAGATACTCGAGATAGCAGATATAGTGCATGAGGCAGGCGGACTACTCTACTATGATGGTGCGAACCTCAATGCAATAATGGGGTTAGTGAGGCCCGGGGACATGGGCTTTGATATAGTGCATCTCAACCTTCACAAGACTTTCGCTGCGCCTCATGGAGGTGGTGGTCCTGGTGCAGGCCCTGTGTGTGCGAAGGGCGAGCTTGTAGACTACCTGCCCAGACCGTTGATAGAGTATGATGGGCGCAAGTACTACTGGGACTACCGCTGTGAGAAGTGTATAGGGAGGATTCGCGCCTACTATGGCAACATAATTCCACTGCTAAAGGCCTACATCTACATTGCTATGATGTCTGGTGAGGGTCTCCGAGAGGCAGCGATACAGTCTGTGATAAACACAAACTACTTCATAGCTCTCATGAGGGGGGTTAAGGGTTACGAGTTACCCTATGATCCTAGCAGGCCGCGTAAGCACGAGCTAGTGATTAGCGCTAAGCCACTTGCACGTGAGACCGGCGTGACAGCCGAGGATGTTGCAAAGGCGTTGCTTGACCGCGGGTTGCACGCGCCAACCATCTACTTCCCACTCATTGTAGACGAGGCTCTCATGATAGAATTTACTGAGAGCGAGACGCGAGAATACATCGAGGAGTATGCAAGAGCGCTCCGCGAGATAGCAGAGACAGCATATCGTGACCCGAAACTTGTGAAGAAAGCGCCTCAGAACACGAGTGTCAAGCGCGTTGACAACGTGTATGCAAATAGGCCTACGAGCGTGACACCCACTTATCGCGTATACAAGAGGAGACTATCTGGAGAAAAACTAGTCCTCTAA
- the gcvPA gene encoding aminomethyl-transferring glycine dehydrogenase subunit GcvPA, translated as MAHPWIPAANERDRRIMLERIGVKDPIELYSDVPKKLMLSEPPRVGLGKPLSEEEVRTHVDKLLARNRVFRDPPPFIGGTVCPHYVPAVVDAIISRAEFYTAYTPYQPEINQGLLQALFEYQSLMADLLEMDVVNASMYDMSTALAEAILMSLRVTHKHRVLVPASMNPEHYEVVKTWVSGKNVEIVRIPVERETGRLNIERLEEELRKGDVAAVYVENPSFLGVIEDRVNEINEIVHQSGALLIVGVDVTSLGLMRAPGSYGADIVVAEGQPLGLGLNYGGPYLGIFAVRWDRKLVRQMPGRLVGMTRTVDGERAFTLILQTREQHIRREKATSNITTNEALMAIAAVVYTSLLGRKGFERLSREILVRSNYLAMKLRSIGLKAPVYPKARIYKNVPVAFPGDYGVVHRKLLEKGIMGGLQLAKYPLISDVFDVELSRVALFCATEVHSKKHIDMLVDAIHEAIEG; from the coding sequence GTGGCTCATCCGTGGATACCAGCAGCTAACGAGCGCGATAGGAGGATAATGCTGGAGCGCATAGGCGTCAAGGACCCCATTGAACTCTACTCTGATGTGCCCAAGAAGCTTATGCTTAGCGAGCCTCCTCGTGTAGGGCTGGGTAAGCCGCTAAGCGAGGAGGAAGTGCGCACGCACGTGGATAAGCTATTAGCGCGTAATCGAGTGTTTCGCGACCCACCGCCATTCATTGGCGGCACTGTCTGTCCTCACTACGTCCCGGCAGTTGTAGACGCGATAATCTCTAGAGCAGAGTTCTACACTGCATACACGCCATACCAGCCGGAGATAAACCAGGGTTTACTCCAAGCCCTCTTTGAGTACCAGAGTCTAATGGCTGACCTGCTGGAAATGGATGTTGTGAATGCGTCGATGTATGACATGAGCACGGCATTAGCCGAGGCTATCTTGATGTCATTGCGTGTCACACACAAGCACCGTGTCCTAGTGCCGGCCAGTATGAATCCCGAGCACTACGAGGTTGTAAAAACGTGGGTGTCTGGCAAAAACGTGGAGATTGTGCGTATACCCGTGGAGAGGGAGACAGGCAGGCTTAACATTGAGAGGCTGGAAGAAGAGCTGCGTAAAGGTGATGTAGCTGCAGTCTACGTTGAGAATCCGAGCTTCCTAGGAGTAATAGAAGATAGGGTTAATGAGATAAACGAGATTGTGCATCAAAGTGGTGCGCTTCTCATCGTCGGTGTTGATGTAACGAGTCTTGGTTTGATGCGAGCACCTGGAAGCTATGGGGCCGACATAGTTGTTGCTGAAGGACAGCCTCTAGGCCTCGGACTGAACTATGGTGGACCGTACCTCGGGATATTCGCGGTTAGGTGGGATAGGAAGCTTGTGAGACAGATGCCAGGCCGCCTCGTCGGTATGACTAGGACTGTTGACGGTGAGAGGGCTTTCACGCTGATACTCCAGACTAGGGAGCAACACATACGCCGCGAGAAGGCAACCTCGAACATAACTACTAACGAGGCGCTCATGGCGATAGCTGCTGTAGTCTATACTAGCCTCCTTGGGCGTAAAGGGTTCGAGAGACTATCGCGGGAGATACTAGTGCGTAGCAACTACCTGGCCATGAAGCTACGCAGTATCGGTCTCAAAGCTCCTGTATATCCGAAGGCCAGGATATACAAGAATGTGCCTGTAGCGTTTCCAGGCGACTATGGTGTTGTGCACCGTAAGCTCTTAGAGAAGGGTATCATGGGTGGGCTGCAACTTGCAAAGTACCCGTTGATAAGCGACGTGTTTGACGTTGAGCTGTCCAGGGTGGCTCTGTTCTGTGCGACTGAGGTGCACTCTAAGAAACACATAGACATGCTAGTTGACGCTATTCACGAGGCGATAGAGGGGTGA